In Ensifer canadensis, a genomic segment contains:
- a CDS encoding MFS transporter — protein MRKNLLPVASLLLGTLFLFLGNGLQGLLLPVRGTAEGYPTTILGLIGTSWAAGFVLGCFFAPNVVKRIGHVRAFSVFTSMIAIVALMTGILIDPTWWLILRALTGFSTAGTSMIIESWLNERATNESRGVIFSLYIAITLFGVVGGQMMIPFGDTSTSTLFMICGILYCVAMLPTLLSKAASPQPLKQVQLDLRGLYRNSPVSFLGILLVGIANGAFGTLGAVFGRQAGLSDSTVAAMMSVAIFAGAVMQLPAGRLSDRIDRRYVLAALAGVGALAGLLIFLVEPSQVWIVLTLIAIYGAAANALYPIAVSHANDFATAEDFVKVSGGLLLLYGIGTIIGPTIGGPVMTATGPYGLFMITACAHILITAYAIIRSRMRAPVPVAERDAFSPINAGTAMTPESLQLSPRAAPFDETHDDDDGDINPEQEEKSNGPV, from the coding sequence ATGAGAAAAAACCTGCTCCCCGTCGCCTCGCTCCTGCTGGGCACGCTGTTTCTCTTCCTGGGCAACGGCCTGCAGGGCCTGCTTTTGCCGGTCAGAGGCACGGCCGAGGGCTATCCCACCACCATCCTTGGCCTGATCGGCACGTCCTGGGCGGCCGGCTTCGTGCTTGGCTGCTTCTTTGCACCTAATGTCGTCAAGCGCATCGGCCATGTGCGCGCCTTCAGCGTCTTTACCTCAATGATTGCCATCGTCGCGTTGATGACCGGCATCCTGATCGACCCGACCTGGTGGCTGATCCTGCGTGCGCTGACCGGTTTTTCCACTGCCGGCACCTCGATGATCATCGAAAGCTGGCTCAACGAGCGCGCCACCAATGAGAGCCGCGGCGTCATCTTTTCCCTCTATATCGCCATCACGCTCTTCGGCGTCGTCGGCGGCCAGATGATGATCCCGTTCGGCGATACCTCCACCAGCACCCTCTTCATGATCTGCGGTATTCTCTATTGCGTCGCTATGCTGCCGACCCTGCTCTCGAAGGCCGCCTCGCCGCAGCCGCTGAAGCAGGTCCAGCTCGACCTGCGCGGGCTCTATCGCAATTCCCCGGTCTCGTTCCTCGGCATCCTGCTCGTCGGCATCGCCAACGGCGCTTTCGGCACGCTCGGCGCCGTCTTCGGCCGCCAGGCGGGCCTCTCCGACAGCACTGTCGCGGCGATGATGAGCGTGGCGATCTTTGCCGGCGCGGTGATGCAACTGCCGGCCGGGCGCCTGTCCGATCGCATCGATCGACGCTACGTGCTTGCCGCCCTTGCCGGTGTCGGTGCGCTGGCGGGGCTCCTGATCTTCCTAGTCGAACCAAGCCAGGTCTGGATCGTGCTCACCCTGATTGCGATCTATGGCGCAGCCGCCAACGCGCTCTACCCGATCGCCGTTTCGCATGCCAACGACTTTGCGACAGCCGAGGATTTCGTTAAGGTTTCCGGCGGATTGCTGCTGCTCTACGGCATCGGCACCATTATCGGCCCGACCATCGGCGGCCCGGTGATGACTGCGACCGGCCCCTACGGGCTGTTCATGATCACCGCCTGCGCCCACATCCTCATCACCGCCTACGCCATCATCCGCAGCCGCATGCGCGCGCCGGTTCCCGTCGCCGAGCGCGATGCCTTCTCGCCGATCAATGCCGGAACGGCAATGACGCCCGAGAGCCTGCAGCTCTCGCCGCGCGCAGCACCGTTCGATGAAACACATGATGACGACGACGGCGATATCAACCCCGAACAGGAGGAGAAGTCGAATGGGCCTGTTTGA
- a CDS encoding DUF1192 domain-containing protein has translation MGLFDEDQPKKKLAHEIGSDLSLLSVDELTQRIALLKEEIARLESERERKSASRSAAEGLFR, from the coding sequence ATGGGCCTGTTTGACGAAGACCAACCCAAGAAGAAGCTGGCGCATGAGATCGGCAGCGACCTGTCGCTGCTGTCCGTCGACGAGCTCACACAGCGCATCGCGCTGCTGAAGGAGGAAATCGCCCGGCTCGAGTCGGAGCGCGAGCGCAAATCCGCAAGCCGATCTGCGGCCGAGGGCCTGTTCCGCTGA
- the rcdA gene encoding protease adaptor protein RcdA, which produces MSERGLNTVSFAGHAAASAQFKALYSEGMGLVEETASYLDGPGRLASKVLPRMASVLYAAESMRLTTRLMQMASWLLLQRAVNNGEMSRDQVLSEKSKVRLDSFNVDRSAPGWSELPEAFRDLIERSLRLQNRVALLDREIYRPQEASTFVPDNQNGVKAQIKLLQTAFGTN; this is translated from the coding sequence ATGTCCGAAAGAGGATTGAATACCGTCAGTTTCGCGGGACACGCGGCGGCGTCGGCGCAGTTCAAGGCGCTCTATTCGGAAGGCATGGGTCTGGTCGAAGAAACCGCGAGCTATCTCGACGGCCCCGGTCGCCTTGCCTCCAAGGTCCTCCCGCGCATGGCATCGGTCCTCTATGCAGCAGAATCCATGCGTCTGACCACGCGTCTCATGCAGATGGCATCCTGGCTCCTGCTTCAACGCGCTGTCAACAACGGTGAGATGAGCCGCGACCAGGTGCTGTCGGAAAAGAGCAAGGTTCGCCTCGACAGCTTCAACGTCGACCGCAGCGCGCCCGGCTGGAGTGAGCTGCCGGAAGCATTCCGCGACCTCATCGAGCGCTCGCTGCGCCTGCAGAACCGCGTCGCCTTGCTCGATCGCGAGATCTACCGTCCGCAGGAAGCCTCGACCTTCGTTCCTGATAACCAGAACGGCGTCAAGGCGCAGATCAAGCTCTTGCAGACGGCCTTCGGCACCAACTGA
- the rpmE gene encoding 50S ribosomal protein L31 — translation MKADIHPDYHLIKVVMTDGTEYETRSTWGSAGATMNLEIDPKSHPAWTGGNQQLMDRGGRVSKFKKRFEGLGL, via the coding sequence ATGAAGGCAGACATCCATCCCGACTATCACCTGATCAAGGTGGTCATGACTGACGGCACCGAATACGAAACCCGCTCGACCTGGGGTTCGGCAGGCGCCACCATGAACCTGGAAATCGACCCGAAGTCGCACCCGGCTTGGACGGGCGGCAACCAGCAGCTCATGGACCGCGGCGGCCGCGTCTCCAAGTTCAAGAAGCGTTTCGAAGGCCTCGGCCTCTAA